One stretch of Cololabis saira isolate AMF1-May2022 chromosome 15, fColSai1.1, whole genome shotgun sequence DNA includes these proteins:
- the mturn gene encoding maturin, protein MEFKHLVEAAEKWCSGNPFDLIFAEENDERRLDFYAEPGVSFYVLCPGGTDSFHVWSESEDCLPFLQLAQDYISSCGKKTLLEVLEKVFTCFRPLLGLPDIEDDSFEHYQTDMEGEPGPDHQQMGVSQQ, encoded by the exons ATGGAGTTCAAACACTTGGTGGAGGCGGCGGAGAAGTGGTGCTCCGGGAACCCGTTCGACCTCATCTTCGCCGAGGAGAACGACGAGAGGCGGCTGGACTTTTACGCGGAGCCCGGAGTCTCCTTCTACGTGCTGTGTCCCGGCGGGACCGACAGCTTT CACGTGTGGAGTGAGAGTGAGGACTGTCTTCCCTTCCTGCAGCTGGCCCAGGACTACATCTCGTCCTGTGGGAAGAAGActctgctggaggtgctggagaaGGTCTTCACGTGCTTCAGGCCT CTGTTGGGTCTTCCAGACATAGAAGATGACAGTTTTGAGCACTACCAGACTGACATGGAGGGAGAACCTGGGCCCGACCACCAGCAGATGGGGGTTAGTCAGCAGTGA